In a genomic window of Methylovirgula sp. 4M-Z18:
- a CDS encoding peroxiredoxin: MTIQIGDKLPDATFTVMTVDGPAPRTTDEIFRGKKVVLFAVPGAFTPTCSNNHLPGYLNNLAAIAGKGVDTVAVTGVNDVFVMNAWAKSSGGDGKIDFLADGSALFAKALGLTVDLTERGLGLRSARYSMLVDDGVVTKLFVEDVPSKAESSGAENLLKNL; this comes from the coding sequence ATGACCATCCAGATTGGCGACAAATTGCCCGACGCGACCTTTACCGTCATGACGGTCGACGGCCCCGCGCCGCGCACGACGGACGAAATTTTCCGCGGCAAGAAAGTGGTGCTCTTCGCCGTGCCGGGCGCTTTCACGCCGACCTGCAGCAACAACCACCTGCCGGGCTATCTCAACAATCTCGCCGCCATCGCCGGCAAGGGCGTCGATACGGTCGCGGTGACGGGCGTGAACGATGTCTTTGTCATGAATGCCTGGGCGAAATCTTCGGGGGGCGACGGCAAGATCGATTTTCTTGCCGACGGCAGCGCGCTGTTCGCCAAGGCGCTCGGTCTCACCGTCGATCTGACCGAACGCGGCCTTGGCCTGCGCTCTGCCCGCTATTCGATGCTGGTCGACGATGGCGTGGTGACGAAACTCTTCGTCGAAGACGTGCCGTCGAAAGCGGAATCCTCGGGCGCGGAAAATCTTTTGAAGAATTTGTAA
- a CDS encoding protein-disulfide reductase DsbD domain-containing protein, with protein MKRLLIGLTALATFSSLVHGAELPSTPWIRTDKSAMRLQAQGMQNNSYIVGVEIQLTGNAITYWGDPGEAGVPPIFAFGGSDNVGKTEVLYPFPQRMDEGGALAFGYRDHVTFPVRVTPSDPAKPVQLKLQLDYAVCDQICMPAHGDGALTLSPQEKMGEWSAPADVPKLLPDGAASAYVVTPTHGSPKPVWTFTLKDKSWLADPHADLFVEAPDGWYFDTTKKPEGDGFTLTLAEKPKDAAWPTTITATFGTPQRSWEARLRLDEPAKAP; from the coding sequence ATGAAAAGACTTTTGATAGGCCTCACCGCGCTCGCCACATTTTCGTCACTCGTCCACGGCGCCGAACTGCCAAGCACCCCGTGGATCCGCACCGATAAATCGGCGATGCGGCTGCAAGCACAAGGCATGCAGAACAATTCCTATATTGTCGGCGTCGAGATCCAGCTTACCGGCAATGCGATCACCTATTGGGGCGATCCCGGCGAAGCCGGCGTGCCGCCGATCTTTGCCTTTGGCGGATCGGACAATGTCGGCAAGACCGAGGTGCTCTATCCTTTTCCGCAACGGATGGATGAGGGTGGCGCCCTCGCCTTCGGCTATCGCGACCATGTGACATTTCCCGTTCGCGTGACGCCATCCGATCCGGCCAAGCCCGTACAGCTCAAATTGCAGCTCGATTACGCCGTCTGCGACCAGATTTGCATGCCCGCCCATGGCGACGGCGCACTCACCCTCTCGCCGCAAGAAAAGATGGGCGAATGGAGCGCGCCGGCGGACGTGCCGAAGCTGCTGCCGGACGGCGCAGCGAGCGCTTATGTGGTCACGCCCACACACGGCAGCCCAAAGCCGGTATGGACCTTCACGCTCAAGGACAAATCCTGGCTTGCCGATCCGCATGCCGATCTTTTCGTCGAAGCGCCCGATGGCTGGTATTTCGACACAACGAAAAAACCCGAGGGGGACGGCTTTACCCTCACCCTGGCGGAAAAGCCGAAAGACGCCGCATGGCCGACGACGATCACCGCAACCTTCGGCACGCCGCAGCGATCCTGGGAAGCAAGGCTTCGTCTCGACGAACCGGCAAAAGCGCCTTAG
- a CDS encoding YqgE/AlgH family protein: MTLRLKRDSRAPQGFLDGQMLLAMPGMQDARFARSVIYMCAHSDEGAMGIVINQPARKVTFSQLLVQLDIVSDPDAIRLPAKAEQMPVLKGGPVEPNRGFVLHSAEYSVGEATLPIDEAVSLTATLDILRAIAHGEGPDKAVLALGYASWVPGQLEAEIQNNGWLYCEADPQFVFDADLGSKYDRVLQQLGIEPAMLSSDAGHA; the protein is encoded by the coding sequence ATGACCTTACGACTGAAGCGCGACTCACGCGCGCCCCAAGGTTTCCTCGACGGACAGATGCTGCTGGCCATGCCCGGCATGCAGGATGCTCGCTTCGCGCGTTCCGTGATCTACATGTGCGCCCATTCGGATGAGGGCGCGATGGGGATCGTGATCAATCAACCGGCACGCAAGGTGACCTTTTCCCAACTCCTGGTGCAACTCGATATCGTCTCCGATCCGGACGCCATCCGCCTGCCGGCAAAAGCCGAGCAGATGCCGGTTCTGAAGGGGGGGCCGGTCGAGCCCAATCGCGGCTTCGTGCTGCACTCGGCCGAATATTCGGTCGGCGAGGCGACATTGCCGATCGACGAGGCCGTATCGCTCACGGCGACGCTCGATATTTTGCGCGCCATCGCCCATGGCGAGGGCCCCGACAAGGCCGTGCTCGCCCTTGGCTACGCGTCGTGGGTGCCCGGCCAGCTGGAAGCCGAAATTCAAAACAATGGCTGGCTCTATTGCGAGGCGGATCCGCAATTCGTCTTCGACGCCGACCTCGGCTCCAAATACGACCGCGTCCTGCAGCAACTCGGCATCGAGCCGGCCATGCTGTCGAGCGATGCCGGCCACGCTTAA
- a CDS encoding EAL domain-containing protein → MRPIRLFLLLLGLWLAGSFSALAAEAVRVTPDSTAIDLSAALDHYSGQGDKIQIATAPGPDGIVRRIEVSAREPGTQPSWVVFALANETDKPIKRLIVALHYRLAGSGVIWPDLGSTRIQAITASQGSALERQDSPDSDVFAVTIEPGTTVTYVAELQTAYLPQIYLWDPDAYKDKVTSLTLYEGIIIGIAGLMALFLTIVFVVRGAAIFPAAAALAWAVLVYVCIDFGFWHKIFDIDVNGTRIWRAGAEAVLGATLIVFLFAYLNLNRWHVRYSYVAGLWLTMIAALIGLAVYDPEVASGIARISIASITGVGFILIVYLSTHGYDRAVMLIPTWLLLVVWVIAAAITVTGGFTVDFVAPALIGGLVLIVMLIGFTVMQNAFAGGGVGHGTVSDAERKALALTGSGDIIFDWDVPADHIFVSPEVETQLGLKRGGLEGPASAWFDVLHPFDRDRYRASLDMLLQQARGRIAHDFRLRSTDGHYFWYQLKARPVIGADGDVLRVVGTLSDVTNAKAAEERLLRDAVYDNLTGLPNRELFLDRIDGALAQARADSQYRPTMITVDVDRFKQINDAVGTPAGDSILLTLARRLSRLLKQQDTLARIDGDQYAIILVSETQTEQIIALADTIRRAMSTPVTFAEQEISLTASIGLSLYDPQLHPKRDDMLKDAELALAHAKRLGGNRIEVFRPTMRAQRSDRLSLEVDLRRALEHGEMQVYFQPVVRLEDRTVAGFEALLRWNHPRLGLIGPDEFIAMAEETDVIFDLNAFVLDRTAKELRIWQEALEVNPPIFASIHISSQQLLRHDLLNDIKAVLSRTSVLPGTLKLEMTEGLVMENPEFAAQILERIRNLGAGLSLDDFGTGYLSLTYLQRLPFDTIKIDQSFVHQTGKGTRPTILRSIIALAHDLGMDVVAEGAETESDVIELYQLGCEYAQGYAFGQPMTVNEARRLVGAGVEQAA, encoded by the coding sequence GTGCGTCCGATTCGTCTCTTTCTCCTGCTTCTAGGTCTCTGGCTTGCCGGCTCTTTTTCCGCTTTGGCGGCCGAGGCCGTGCGCGTGACCCCGGATTCGACGGCTATCGACCTCAGCGCCGCGCTTGATCACTACTCGGGGCAAGGCGACAAGATTCAGATCGCGACCGCGCCCGGACCGGACGGCATTGTGCGCAGGATCGAAGTCTCCGCCCGAGAGCCGGGGACCCAACCCTCCTGGGTGGTCTTTGCGCTTGCCAATGAGACCGATAAGCCGATCAAGCGCCTGATCGTGGCCCTGCATTACCGGCTCGCCGGCTCCGGCGTCATCTGGCCGGATCTCGGCTCGACCCGCATCCAGGCGATCACCGCCAGCCAGGGGTCGGCGCTGGAGCGCCAGGACAGCCCCGATTCCGATGTTTTTGCGGTCACGATTGAGCCCGGCACGACCGTGACCTATGTCGCCGAGTTGCAAACCGCCTATCTGCCGCAAATCTACCTCTGGGACCCGGACGCCTATAAGGACAAGGTGACGAGCCTGACCCTTTACGAGGGGATCATCATCGGTATTGCCGGCCTGATGGCGCTTTTCCTCACCATCGTCTTCGTGGTGCGCGGCGCGGCGATCTTCCCGGCGGCGGCCGCTCTCGCCTGGGCCGTGCTGGTTTATGTCTGTATCGATTTCGGCTTCTGGCACAAGATTTTCGACATCGACGTGAACGGCACCCGCATCTGGCGCGCCGGTGCCGAAGCGGTACTGGGCGCCACGCTGATCGTGTTCCTGTTCGCCTATCTCAATCTCAACCGCTGGCACGTGCGCTATTCCTATGTCGCCGGCCTGTGGCTCACCATGATCGCCGCCCTGATCGGCCTCGCGGTATACGATCCGGAGGTCGCGTCCGGCATCGCGCGCATCTCGATCGCCTCGATCACCGGGGTCGGCTTCATCCTCATCGTCTACCTATCGACCCATGGCTACGACCGGGCCGTGATGCTGATCCCAACCTGGCTGCTCCTCGTCGTCTGGGTGATCGCGGCGGCGATCACCGTGACCGGCGGTTTCACGGTCGATTTCGTCGCGCCGGCGCTGATCGGCGGCCTCGTCCTGATCGTGATGCTGATCGGCTTCACCGTCATGCAGAACGCTTTTGCCGGCGGCGGGGTCGGCCACGGCACCGTTTCGGATGCCGAGCGCAAGGCCCTCGCGCTCACCGGCTCGGGCGACATCATTTTCGACTGGGACGTTCCGGCCGACCATATTTTCGTCAGCCCTGAGGTGGAAACGCAACTGGGCCTGAAGCGCGGCGGCTTGGAGGGCCCGGCCTCCGCCTGGTTCGATGTGCTGCACCCGTTCGATCGCGACCGGTATCGCGCCTCGCTCGACATGCTGCTGCAACAGGCGCGCGGCCGCATCGCCCATGATTTCCGCCTGCGCTCCACCGACGGCCATTATTTCTGGTATCAGCTCAAAGCGCGCCCGGTGATCGGAGCGGACGGCGATGTGCTGCGGGTGGTCGGCACACTGTCCGACGTCACCAATGCGAAAGCCGCCGAGGAGCGGCTGTTACGCGATGCGGTCTACGACAATCTGACCGGCCTGCCGAATCGCGAGCTGTTCCTCGACCGCATCGATGGCGCGCTGGCCCAGGCCCGCGCCGACAGCCAATACCGGCCGACGATGATCACGGTCGATGTGGACCGATTCAAGCAGATCAACGACGCGGTCGGCACGCCGGCGGGCGATTCGATTCTGCTCACTCTGGCGCGGCGTCTCTCGCGACTGCTCAAGCAGCAGGACACGCTGGCCCGGATCGACGGCGACCAATATGCGATCATCCTGGTCAGCGAAACCCAGACCGAGCAGATCATCGCGCTGGCCGATACGATTCGCCGCGCCATGAGCACGCCGGTGACCTTCGCCGAACAGGAAATTTCGCTCACCGCCTCGATCGGCCTGTCGCTGTATGACCCGCAATTGCATCCCAAGCGCGACGATATGCTGAAGGACGCAGAACTCGCCCTCGCCCATGCGAAGCGGCTCGGCGGCAATCGCATCGAAGTGTTCCGCCCGACCATGCGGGCGCAGCGCTCCGACCGGCTGTCGCTGGAAGTGGATTTGCGCCGGGCGCTCGAACATGGCGAGATGCAGGTCTATTTCCAGCCGGTGGTGCGGCTCGAAGATCGCACGGTCGCCGGATTCGAGGCTCTGCTGCGCTGGAACCATCCGCGCCTCGGCCTTATCGGCCCCGATGAATTCATCGCCATGGCAGAGGAAACCGACGTCATTTTCGATCTGAATGCCTTCGTGCTGGACCGGACGGCGAAGGAATTGCGCATCTGGCAGGAAGCGCTCGAAGTCAATCCGCCGATTTTCGCCAGCATTCATATTTCCTCGCAGCAATTGCTGCGACACGATCTCCTGAACGACATCAAGGCGGTGCTGTCGCGCACCTCCGTCCTGCCCGGGACTTTGAAGCTGGAGATGACCGAAGGCCTGGTGATGGAAAACCCGGAATTCGCCGCGCAAATCCTGGAGCGCATCCGCAATCTGGGCGCCGGCCTGTCGCTCGACGATTTCGGCACCGGCTATCTCTCACTGACTTATCTGCAGCGCCTGCCCTTCGATACGATCAAGATCGACCAATCCTTTGTCCATCAGACCGGCAAGGGCACGCGGCCGACGATCCTGCGCTCGATCATCGCCCTCGCCCATGATCTTGGCATGGACGTGGTGGCCGAAGGGGCGGAGACCGAAAGCGACGTGATCGAGCTTTACCAGCTCGGCTGCGAATATGCGCAAGGCTACGCCTTCGGCCAGCCCATGACGGTCAACGAAGCGCGGCGGCTCGTCGGCGCGGGCGTGGAGCAGGCGGCGTAG
- a CDS encoding GNAT family N-acetyltransferase, which produces MALFRLNFAADPKAWIRGKSVYLRHAEMEDFLPWARLRAESREFLTPWEPIWPADDLTRAAFRRRLKRHREEIARDESYPFLIFRQSDRVLLGGLTLGQVRRGVAQTATLGYWMGAPYANRGYMSDAVRAILAHAFGVMGLRRVEAACLMHNEASRRLLERIGFQREGVARAYLQINGRWQDHVLYAILDSDVPLGSGHHRG; this is translated from the coding sequence GTGGCGCTCTTCCGACTCAATTTCGCGGCTGACCCAAAGGCCTGGATTCGCGGCAAATCGGTCTATTTGCGCCATGCGGAAATGGAAGATTTCCTGCCGTGGGCCCGGCTGCGCGCCGAAAGCCGCGAATTTCTAACCCCCTGGGAACCGATCTGGCCGGCCGATGACCTGACCCGCGCGGCCTTTCGCCGCCGTCTCAAACGGCATCGGGAAGAGATCGCGCGCGATGAATCCTACCCTTTCCTGATTTTCCGGCAGAGCGACCGGGTCCTGCTCGGCGGCCTGACCCTCGGCCAGGTCCGGCGCGGCGTCGCGCAAACGGCGACCCTCGGCTATTGGATGGGCGCGCCTTACGCCAACCGCGGCTATATGTCCGACGCGGTGCGCGCGATCCTTGCCCACGCTTTTGGTGTCATGGGGTTGCGGCGGGTCGAAGCGGCCTGCCTCATGCACAATGAGGCCTCAAGGCGGCTGCTGGAACGGATCGGCTTCCAGCGTGAGGGCGTGGCGCGCGCCTATCTGCAGATCAACGGCCGCTGGCAAGACCATGTCCTTTACGCCATTTTGGACAGCGATGTGCCTCTGGGCAGTGGACATCACCGCGGCTGA
- a CDS encoding M16 family metallopeptidase: MSVEITTLPSGLRVVTDKMSHVETTSLGVWIGAGSRHERPQEHGLSHLLEHMAFKGTKKRSARDIAEEIETAGGDINAATSVEQTSYYARVLAEDTDLAIDILSDILTNSVFDPTELAREKSVILQEIGAAADTPDDLVFDMFTATAYPDQSIGRPILGTPERVSSFDPTAIRDYLGSHYHSESMTVAAAGAVDHKALVAEIGERFGHLPEPMRLQKEPAKYVGGENKLKKRLEQAHIIIGFEGVSFNDPRNYAAHIFANVAGGGMSSRLFQDVREKRGLAYSIYAFHWAFSDTGLFGLYAGTSAGDVTELMPVALDCLADAAADLSEVEVQRAKAQMKVSLLTALESSTARAEQIARQMLSYGRVLTRQEVIDRIDAITVDDIRAAGQEILKTAPTVCAIGPVAKVWTPDKVAARLSGV, translated from the coding sequence ATGAGTGTTGAAATAACGACGCTTCCCTCCGGTCTTCGCGTCGTCACAGATAAGATGTCCCATGTGGAAACCACCTCTCTCGGGGTGTGGATCGGAGCGGGATCAAGGCACGAACGGCCACAGGAACATGGGCTCTCGCATCTGCTGGAGCACATGGCTTTCAAAGGGACCAAGAAACGTTCGGCCCGGGACATTGCGGAGGAAATCGAGACGGCGGGTGGCGATATCAACGCCGCAACGTCGGTCGAGCAGACGTCCTATTACGCGCGCGTACTCGCGGAGGACACCGACCTTGCCATCGACATCCTGAGCGACATCCTCACCAATTCGGTCTTCGATCCGACCGAACTGGCGCGGGAGAAAAGCGTGATCTTGCAGGAGATCGGTGCGGCGGCCGATACGCCGGACGATCTCGTGTTCGACATGTTCACCGCGACCGCCTATCCCGACCAGTCGATCGGCCGGCCCATTCTCGGCACGCCCGAGCGGGTGTCGTCCTTCGACCCGACAGCAATCCGGGACTATCTCGGCTCACATTACCACTCCGAATCCATGACCGTCGCCGCGGCCGGTGCGGTCGATCACAAGGCGCTTGTCGCCGAGATCGGTGAGCGCTTCGGCCATCTGCCTGAGCCGATGCGGCTGCAAAAGGAGCCCGCCAAATATGTCGGGGGCGAGAACAAGCTGAAGAAGCGGCTTGAGCAGGCGCATATCATCATCGGCTTCGAAGGCGTTTCCTTCAATGATCCGCGCAATTACGCCGCGCATATTTTCGCCAATGTCGCTGGCGGTGGCATGTCATCGCGCCTATTTCAAGATGTGCGGGAAAAGCGCGGCCTCGCCTATTCGATCTATGCGTTCCACTGGGCCTTTTCCGACACCGGCCTGTTCGGCCTTTACGCCGGAACCAGCGCCGGCGATGTCACCGAATTGATGCCGGTTGCGCTCGATTGCCTGGCCGATGCGGCCGCGGATTTGTCGGAGGTGGAAGTGCAACGGGCCAAGGCGCAGATGAAGGTCTCGCTGCTCACCGCGCTCGAATCCTCGACGGCGCGGGCCGAGCAGATCGCCCGGCAGATGTTGTCCTACGGCCGCGTCCTGACGCGGCAGGAGGTGATCGACCGGATCGACGCGATCACGGTCGACGACATTCGCGCCGCGGGGCAAGAAATACTCAAGACGGCACCGACCGTTTGCGCCATTGGGCCAGTTGCCAAGGTTTGGACTCCAGATAAAGTTGCAGCACGGCTCTCTGGCGTATGA
- the thrC gene encoding threonine synthase, whose amino-acid sequence MRYVSTRGYAPELNFTEALLTGLARDGGLYLPQTYPQISADEIAGFAGKPYAQVAEAVISRFTGDTIAPADLSAMIVSAYATFRHDAVTPLTQIGDNLFVVELFHGPTLAFKDVAMQLLGRLMDRALKAAGKRATIVGATSGDTGAAAIEAFRGLDMVDVFILYPHGRVSDVQRRQMTTVSDANVHTIALEGTFDDAQAIVKGLFNNHRFRDEFGLSGVNSINWARIVAQIVYYFTSAVALGAPHRKVSFTVPTGNFGDILAGYVAKRMGLPIERLGIATNTNDILARTLATGTYDVRGVKPTQSPSMDIQVSSNFERVLFEAYGRNASAISGAMGSLAQSGSFTIAPDALAAIRSDFDAGATHEAETAAEIAATYRNSGYLLDPHTAVGVQVARQRVKDHPAIPMLVLGTAHPAKFPDAVGRASGVRPALPAHLADLLQRSESMTVLPNDQREIEAFIRSRSRAAAMSAGAKV is encoded by the coding sequence ATGCGCTATGTTTCGACCCGCGGTTACGCGCCTGAGCTGAATTTCACCGAGGCTTTGCTGACCGGCCTGGCGCGCGACGGCGGCCTCTATCTGCCGCAGACCTATCCGCAGATTTCGGCCGACGAAATCGCCGGCTTTGCCGGCAAGCCCTACGCCCAAGTGGCGGAGGCCGTCATCAGCCGGTTCACCGGCGACACGATTGCCCCTGCCGACCTCTCGGCCATGATCGTATCTGCCTATGCGACCTTCCGGCACGATGCGGTGACGCCGCTGACCCAGATCGGCGACAATCTCTTCGTGGTCGAACTGTTCCATGGCCCGACCCTTGCCTTCAAGGATGTCGCGATGCAATTGCTCGGCCGGCTGATGGACCGCGCGCTGAAGGCGGCCGGCAAGCGGGCGACCATCGTCGGCGCCACCTCGGGCGACACCGGCGCGGCCGCCATCGAAGCCTTCCGCGGCCTCGATATGGTCGACGTGTTCATACTCTATCCGCATGGCCGCGTCTCCGACGTGCAGCGCCGCCAGATGACCACGGTCAGCGATGCCAATGTCCATACGATCGCCCTCGAAGGCACGTTCGACGACGCGCAGGCGATCGTGAAGGGCCTGTTCAACAACCATCGCTTCCGCGACGAATTCGGTCTGTCCGGCGTTAATTCGATCAATTGGGCCCGTATTGTCGCGCAAATCGTCTATTACTTCACCAGCGCTGTCGCGCTGGGCGCCCCGCATCGCAAGGTGTCCTTCACCGTCCCGACCGGCAATTTCGGCGATATTCTCGCGGGCTATGTCGCCAAGCGCATGGGCCTGCCGATCGAACGTCTCGGCATCGCCACCAATACCAACGACATTCTGGCGCGCACGCTTGCGACCGGCACCTATGACGTGCGCGGCGTCAAGCCGACGCAATCGCCCTCCATGGACATTCAAGTGTCATCGAATTTCGAGCGGGTGCTGTTCGAAGCCTATGGCCGCAACGCTTCCGCCATCAGCGGTGCGATGGGCAGCCTTGCACAATCGGGCAGCTTTACCATCGCTCCGGATGCGCTCGCGGCCATTCGCAGCGACTTCGACGCGGGCGCCACGCACGAAGCCGAAACGGCGGCCGAAATCGCCGCAACCTACCGCAATTCGGGCTATCTGCTCGATCCGCACACGGCCGTCGGCGTGCAAGTGGCACGGCAGCGGGTCAAGGATCACCCCGCGATTCCGATGTTGGTGCTCGGCACCGCCCACCCGGCGAAATTCCCCGATGCGGTCGGGCGCGCCAGCGGGGTCCGCCCCGCCCTGCCGGCGCATCTTGCAGATTTGTTACAAAGAAGCGAAAGTATGACCGTGCTGCCCAATGACCAGCGCGAAATCGAAGCCTTCATCCGTAGCCGCTCGCGCGCCGCGGCGATGAGCGCCGGAGCAAAAGTATGA
- a CDS encoding SURF1 family protein — protein MTATTPSRRLLGPAIATLLAFILLCGLGVWQLQRLAWKEGLLAQIHERIAAPPVPLPDEAQWPGLTPNEYAYRHVTLTGTFDYAQEALVFRPFHDETGYLVLTPLTLASGAQIIVNRGFVREDLRDPAKRSAGQIPGEVTLSGLMREPESRNPFTPADDPAKGLWYTRDSIAIAQHFGLQRAAPFSIDADATPVPGGWPKGGTTVIDIPNNHLSYAFTWFGLAAALLGVFAVFAWRRPKA, from the coding sequence TTGACTGCCACCACGCCGTCGCGCCGGCTGCTCGGGCCGGCCATTGCCACCCTTCTCGCCTTCATCCTGCTATGCGGCCTCGGCGTGTGGCAGTTGCAGCGGCTGGCCTGGAAGGAAGGCCTCCTGGCACAAATCCACGAACGGATCGCGGCGCCGCCCGTGCCGCTGCCGGATGAAGCTCAATGGCCGGGGCTTACGCCCAACGAATACGCCTATCGGCATGTCACGCTCACCGGCACGTTCGACTACGCGCAGGAAGCCCTGGTCTTCCGGCCTTTCCATGATGAGACCGGCTATCTGGTCCTGACGCCCCTGACGCTCGCCTCGGGCGCGCAGATCATCGTCAACCGCGGTTTCGTGCGCGAGGACCTGCGCGACCCGGCCAAGCGCTCGGCTGGGCAAATCCCCGGCGAGGTCACGCTCAGCGGCCTGATGCGCGAGCCGGAAAGCCGCAATCCTTTCACCCCTGCCGACGATCCGGCCAAAGGCCTCTGGTACACGCGCGATTCGATCGCGATCGCCCAGCATTTCGGCTTACAGCGCGCAGCCCCGTTCAGCATCGACGCCGATGCGACGCCGGTGCCGGGCGGCTGGCCGAAGGGCGGCACGACAGTGATCGACATTCCGAACAACCACCTGTCCTACGCCTTCACTTGGTTCGGCCTCGCCGCGGCGCTGCTCGGCGTCTTTGCGGTCTTCGCCTGGCGACGTCCCAAAGCGTGA
- a CDS encoding DUF983 domain-containing protein: MYDDEYPPQSPYSTGLAGRCPRCGQGKMFKGFLDVAPSCQSCGLDYSFADAGDGPAVFVTLFAGFIVLGLALWTELTFAPPIWVHLMIFLPLTLVVCLGILRPLKGLLIALQYKNKAEQGRLEKH, encoded by the coding sequence ATGTATGACGACGAATATCCGCCCCAGTCCCCCTATTCCACCGGCCTCGCCGGCCGTTGTCCGCGGTGCGGCCAGGGCAAGATGTTCAAGGGCTTTCTGGATGTAGCGCCGTCCTGCCAATCCTGCGGGCTCGATTATTCCTTTGCCGACGCGGGCGACGGGCCGGCCGTTTTCGTGACCCTTTTCGCGGGCTTCATCGTGCTTGGCCTCGCGCTCTGGACCGAGCTGACTTTTGCGCCGCCGATCTGGGTCCATCTGATGATCTTCCTGCCGCTGACCCTCGTCGTCTGCCTCGGCATTCTGCGGCCGCTCAAAGGCCTACTCATCGCCCTGCAATACAAGAACAAGGCTGAACAGGGCCGGCTGGAAAAGCATTGA
- a CDS encoding cytochrome c oxidase subunit 3, protein MADSHAKPNHDYHLVDPSPWPLVGSVSAFMLAIGAVMWMKSLTLGGLKMGPFIFGFALIAVLYTMFAWWSDVIREAEREGHHTRVVQISHRYGMIMFIASEVMFFVAWFWAYFNSSLFPNEVIEYARTEFTGGIWPPKGIEALDPMHLPLFNTLLLLTSGTTVTWAHHALLHNDRSSLKTGLLLTVLLGAMFTSVQAWEYYHAPFAFKGSIYGANFFMPTGFHGAHVIIGTLFLIVCLIRAYAGHFKPDQHLGFEFAAWYWHFVDVVWLFLFSCIYVWGSWGGVIHHE, encoded by the coding sequence ATGGCTGACAGTCACGCCAAACCGAACCACGACTATCATCTCGTTGATCCAAGTCCCTGGCCGCTGGTCGGTTCGGTCAGTGCGTTCATGCTGGCGATCGGCGCCGTCATGTGGATGAAGAGCCTGACCCTGGGCGGCCTGAAAATGGGCCCCTTTATTTTCGGCTTTGCCCTCATCGCCGTGCTCTACACGATGTTCGCCTGGTGGAGCGACGTGATCAGGGAGGCCGAGCGTGAAGGCCACCATACCCGCGTCGTGCAGATCAGCCATCGCTACGGCATGATCATGTTCATCGCGTCGGAAGTGATGTTCTTCGTGGCGTGGTTCTGGGCCTATTTCAACTCGAGCCTCTTCCCCAACGAAGTGATCGAATATGCCCGCACGGAATTTACCGGCGGCATCTGGCCGCCGAAGGGCATCGAGGCGCTCGACCCGATGCATCTGCCGCTCTTCAATACGCTGCTGCTGCTCACCTCCGGCACGACCGTCACCTGGGCCCATCACGCGCTGCTGCACAATGACCGGTCGAGCCTGAAGACCGGCCTGTTGCTCACCGTCCTGCTCGGCGCCATGTTCACCAGCGTGCAGGCGTGGGAATATTATCATGCGCCTTTCGCGTTCAAGGGCTCGATCTACGGTGCGAATTTCTTCATGCCGACCGGCTTCCACGGCGCGCATGTGATCATCGGCACGCTCTTCCTGATCGTCTGCCTGATTCGCGCCTATGCCGGCCATTTCAAGCCGGACCAGCATCTCGGCTTTGAATTTGCCGCCTGGTACTGGCATTTCGTCGACGTCGTCTGGCTGTTCCTGTTCTCCTGCATCTATGTGTGGGGCTCCTGGGGCGGCGTGATCCATCACGAATGA
- a CDS encoding cytochrome c oxidase assembly protein — MANNKTNARTAWTIAAVVAAMIGLSYAAVPLYAAFCKATGYGGVLRTADTESATLGQRIINVHFDTNVSGDLPWSFEPEVDSINVRTGQTATVFFKVKNLSNQQTAAVASYNVSEQVSPWFYKISCFCTSEQHLGPGESADLPVVFYLDPALEKDEAMKGVETVTLSYTFYSSKQDPQPVADAAKNKPKL; from the coding sequence ATGGCGAATAACAAAACCAATGCGCGCACCGCCTGGACCATCGCCGCGGTGGTCGCCGCGATGATCGGCCTCTCCTATGCCGCCGTGCCGCTCTATGCCGCCTTCTGCAAGGCGACAGGCTATGGCGGCGTCTTGCGCACGGCGGACACCGAATCCGCGACCCTGGGGCAGCGCATCATCAATGTCCACTTCGATACCAATGTCAGCGGCGACCTACCCTGGTCCTTCGAGCCGGAAGTCGATTCGATCAATGTGCGCACCGGCCAGACGGCCACCGTTTTCTTCAAGGTGAAGAACCTTTCGAACCAGCAGACCGCGGCAGTCGCTTCCTACAATGTCTCGGAACAGGTGAGCCCATGGTTCTACAAGATCTCCTGCTTTTGCACGTCGGAACAGCACCTGGGGCCGGGCGAATCGGCGGATCTACCGGTGGTCTTCTACCTCGATCCGGCGCTTGAAAAGGACGAGGCGATGAAGGGCGTCGAGACGGTCACATTGTCCTACACTTTCTATTCGTCGAAGCAGGATCCGCAACCCGTTGCGGATGCGGCGAAAAACAAACCGAAGCTATGA